One window of the Cryptomeria japonica chromosome 7, Sugi_1.0, whole genome shotgun sequence genome contains the following:
- the LOC131054523 gene encoding ethylene-responsive transcription factor RAP2-3 has product MCGGGVISGLIPGKANGRKTTSRASWISFDKFSEYHLAKALPRLNDVADLHCQKKEKSVARKGKEKERRAHHMWRGLRQRPSGKWATEIKDPIKGIRVWLGTYNSSEEATIVYDREAKKIRGKKAMLNLSEQVISSDDSMNKVNVSHQSMSSTRKSSSYCPQNKEEEYGSFFSQIKV; this is encoded by the coding sequence ATGTGTGGAGGAGGCGTAATATCAGGGTTGATACCCGGAAAAGCTAATGGCCGAAAAACCACTTCTAGAGCCTCATGGATAAGCTTTGACAAATTTTCAGAATATCATCTTGCTAAAGCCTTGCCTAGGCTAAATGATGTAGCAGATCTTCATTGCCAGAAAAAAGAGAAAAGTGTGGCAAGAAAAGGAAAGGAGAAGGAAAGGAGGGCACATCACATGTGGAGAGGGCTGAGGCAACGTCCTTCTGGAAAATGGGCTACAGAGATCAAAGATCCCATCAAGGGAATTAGGGTTTGGCTTGGAACTTACAACTCATCCGAGGAGGCTACGATTGTCTATGATCGTGAAGCTAAAAAAATTAGAGGAAAAAAGGCCATGCTCAACCTTTCTGAACAAGTCATTAGCTCTGATGACTCTATGAACAAGGTGAATGTTTCTCATCAATCTATGTCAAGTACAAGAAAATCTTCTAGTTATTGCCCCCAGAATAAGGAGGAAGAATATGGGTCATTCTTTTCTCAAATCAAGGTATAG